The following proteins are encoded in a genomic region of Stigmatopora nigra isolate UIUO_SnigA chromosome 3, RoL_Snig_1.1, whole genome shotgun sequence:
- the slc35c1 gene encoding GDP-fucose transporter 1, which produces MMNRAQLKRSSILRMAGVEMVDRDGNGETFFLRAARIAAVVAMYWFVSITMVFLNNHLLDNRDLNAPLFVTFYQCVVTVVLCWLMQLFSAACPQLIDFPSVKFDLKTSREVLPLSVVFISMISFNNLCLKQVGVAFYTVGRSLSTVFNVLLSYAILKQTTSSKAILCCGIIIGGFWLGVDQEGTAGSLSWSGVFFGVIASACVSLNAIFTKKVMPAVDGNIWKLSYYNNINASILFLPLILVFGEVERIINYSHLMDLWFWGMMTLGGAFGFAIGYVTGLQIKFTSPLTHNVSGTAKACAQTVIAVVYNYHSKSFLWWTSNMLVLGGSSAYTWVKSREMKKMSSKQPQDSTKEKLFGDRGNVGCQQDAEASGGQDR; this is translated from the exons ATGATGAACCGGGCCCAGTTGAAGCGGTCCAGTATTTTGAGGATGGCTGGTGTGGAAATGGTAGACCGAGACGGAAACGGAGAAACCTTTTTTCTCCGGGCTGCGAGGATAGCAGCCGTGGTAGCGATGTACTGGTTCGTCTCCATAACAATGGTGTTCCTCAATAATCACCTACTGGACAACCGCGACCTGAATGCACCGTTGTTTGTGACTTTCTACCAATGTGTTGTGACGGTGGTGCTCTGCTGGCTGATGCAGCTGTTTTCTGCAGCGTGCCCACAGTTGATTGACTTCCCATCCGTCAAATTTGACCTGAAGACGTCCCGTGAAGTTTTGCCCCTATCGGTGGTCTTTATAAGCATGATATCATTCAACAATCTATGCCTCAAACAAGTTGGAGTGGCCTTCTACACTGTGGGGCGTTCCCTCAGCACTGTATTTAATGTTTTGCTGTCATATGCAATTTTGAAACAGACTACTTCCTCCAAAGCCATACTATGTTGTGGTATCATTATAG GTGGATTCTGGCTTGGTGTGGACCAGGAAGGCACAGCAGGGTCACTATCCTGGTCTGGTGTCTTTTTTGGTGTGATCGCCAGTGCCTGTGTGTCCCTTAATGCCATATTCACTAAGAAAGTGATGCCTGCTGTGGATGGAAATATCTGGAAACTGTCCTACTATAACAATATCAATGCATCCATCCTCTTTCTTCCACTCATTCTTGTGTTTGGAGAGGTGGAGCGCATCATCAACTACAGTCACCTCATGGATCTGTGGTTTTGGGGCATGATGACCCTTGGGGGAGCATTTGGTTTTGCCATTGGTTATGTGACTGGCTTGCAGATCAAGTTTACCAGTCCACTGACACATAATGTCTCCGGAACTGCTAAAGCTTGTGCTCAGACTGTGATTGCAGTGGTTTACAACTACCACAGCAAAAGCTTTCTGTGGTGGACCAGTAACATGTTGGTTCTCGGTGGTTCTTCAGCCTACACATGGGTTAAGAGCCGAGAAATGAAGAAGATGTCCTCCAAGCAACCTCAGGATTCCACCAAAGAAAAACTATTTGGAGACAGAGGAAATGTTGGG